The sequence cgtgctgacagaactcatccccgacaccctgctagatcggagtccagggatcgtcattgagctgaacgtgtgctaaactcggaggtgccgtacgttcggtacttggatcggtcggatcgtgaagacgtacgactacatcaactgcgttgtcataacgcttccgctttcggtctatgagggtacgtggacatactctcccctctcgttgctatgcatcaccatgatcttaagtgtcgtaggaaattttttgaaattactatgttcgccaacagtggaatccgagcctaggttttatgcattgatgttatatgcacgagtagaacacaagtgagttgtgggcgatacaagtcatactgcttaccagcatgtcatactttggttcagcggtattgttggatgaagcagcccggaccgacattacgtgtacgcttacgcgagactggttttaccgccgtgctttgcacacaggtgactagcgggtgtctgtttctccaactttagttgaaccgagtgtggctacgcccggtccttgcgaaggttaaaacaacactaacttgacgaactatcgttgtggttttgatgcgtaggtaagaacggttcttgctcaacctgtagcagccacgtaaaatttgcaacaacaaagtagaggacgtctaacttgtttttgcagggcatgttgtgatgtgatatggtcaagacgtgatgctatattttattgtatgagatgatcatgttttgtaaccgaagttatcggcaactggcaggagccatatggttgtcgctttattgtatgaaatgcaaacaccctgtaattgctttactttatcactaagcggtagcgatagtcgtagaagcaatagatggtgtaacgacaacgatgctacgatggagatcaaggtgtcgcgctggtgacgatggtgatcacgacggtgcttcggagatggagatcacaagcacaagatgatgatggccatatcatatcacttatattgattgcatgtgatgtttatcctttatgcatcttatcttgctttgattgacggtagcattttaagatgatctctcactaaattatcaagaagtgttctccctgagtatgcaccgttgcgaaagttcttcgtgctgagacaccacgtgatgatcgggtgtgataggctctacgttcaaatacaacgggtgcaaaacagttgcacacgcggaatactcaggttaaacttgacgagcctagcatatacagatatggcctcggaacacggagaccaaaaggtcgaacgtgaatcatatagtagatatgatcaacatagtgatgttcaccattgaaactactacatctcacgtgatgatcggacatggtttagttgatttggatcacgtgatcacttagatgactagagagatgtctgtctaagtgggagttcttaagtaatatgattaattgaacttaaatttatcatgaacttagtacctgatagtattttgcttgtctatgtttgatgtagatagatggctcgtgttgttgttccgttgaattttaatgcgttccttgagaaagctaagttgaaagatgatggtagcaattacacggactgggtccgtaacctgaggattatcctcattgctgcacagaagaattacgtcctggaagcaccgctgggtgccaggcctgctgcagatgcaactgacgacgttaagaacgtctggcagagcaaagctgatgactactcgatagttcagtgtgccatgctttacggcttggaaccgggtcttcaacgacgttttgaacgtcatggagcatatgagatgttccaggagttgaagttaatatttcaagcaaatgcccggattgagagatatgaagtctccaataagttctatagctgtaagatggaggagaatagttctgtcagtgaacacatactcaaaatgtctgggtataataatcacttgattcaactgggagttaatcttcctgatgatagtgtcattgacagaattcttcaatcactgccaccaagctacaagagcttcgtgatgaactataatatgcaagggatggacaagactattcccgagctcttcgcaatgctaaaggctgcggaggtagaaatcaagaaggagcatcaagtgttgatggtcaataagaccaccagtttcaagaaaaagggcaaagggaagaagaaggggaacttcaagaagaacagcaaacaagttgctgctcaagagaagaaacccaagtctggacctaagcctgagactgagtgcttctactgcaagcagactggacactggaagcggaactgccccaagtatttggcggataagaaggatggcaaagtgaacaaaggtatatgtgatatacatgttattgatgtgtaccttactaatgctcgcagtagcacctgggtatttgatactggttctgttgctaatatttgcaactcgaaacagggactacggattaagcgaagattggctaaggacgaggtgacgatgcgcgtgggaaatggttccaaagtcgatgtgatcgcggtcggcacgctacctctacatctaccatcgggattagttttagacctaaataattgttatttggtgccagcgttgagcatgaacattatatctggatcttgtttgatgcgagacggttattcatttaaatcagagaataatggttgttctatttatatgagtaatatcttttatggtcatgcacccttgaagagtggtctatttttattaaatctcgatagtagtgatacacatattcataatgttgaagccaaaagatgcagagttgataatgatagtgcaacttatttgtggcactgccgtttaggtcatatcggtgtaaagcgcatgaagaaactccatactgatggacttttggaatcacttgattatgaatcacttggtacttgcgaaccgtgcctcatgggcaagatgactaaaacgccgttctccggaactatggagcgagcaactgatttgttggaaatcatacatactgatgtatgtggtccaatgaatattgaggctcgcggcgggtatcgttattttctcaccttcacagatgatttgagcagatatgggtatatctacttgatgaaacacaagtctgaaacatttgaaaagttcaaagaatttcagagtgaagtggaaaatcatcgtaacaagaaaataaaatttctacgatctgatcgtggaggagaatatttgagttacgagtttggtttacatttgaaacaatgcggaatagtttcgcaactcacgccacccggaacaccacaacgaaatggtgtgtccgaacgtcgtaatcgtactttattggatatggtgcgatctatgatgtctcttactgattttgccgctatcattttggggttatgctttagagacggccgcattcacgttaaatagggcaccatcaaaatccgttgagacgacgccttatgaactgtggtttggcaagaaaccaaagttgtcgtttcttaaagtttggggctgcgatgcttatgtgaagaaacttcaaccagataagctcgaacccaaatcggagaaatgtgtcttcataggatacccaaaagagactattgggtacaccttctatcacagatctgagggcaagattttcgttgctaaatttggatcctttctagagaaggagtttctctcgaaagaagtgagtgggaggaaagtagaacttgatgaggtaactgtacctgctcccttattggaaagtaattcatcacaagaaccggttcctgtgacaactacaccaattagtgaggaagctaatgatattgatcatgaaacttcagatcaagtttctactgaacctcgtaggtctaccagagtaagatccgcaccagagtggtacggtaatcctattctggaagtcatgttacttgaccatggcaaacctacaaactatgaggaagcgatgatgagcccagattccgcaaaatggcttgaagccatgaaatctgagataggatccatgtatgagaacaaagtatggactttggttgacttgcccgatgatcggcaagccattgagaataaatggatcttcaagaagaagactggcgctgatggtaatgtgactgtctacaaagctcgacttgttgcaaaaggtttttgacaagttcaaggggttgactacgatgagactttctcacctgtagcgatgcttaagtctgtccgaatcatgttagcaattgctggattttatgattatgaaatttggcaaatggatgtcaaaactgcattcctgaatggatttctggaagaagagttgtatatgatgcaaccggaaggttttgtcgatccaaaaggtgctaacaaagtgtgcaagctccagcgatccatttatggactggtgcaagcatctcggagttggaataaacgctttgatagtgtgatcaaagcatatggttttatacagacttttggagaagcctgtatttacaagaaagtgagtgggagctctgtagcatttctgatattatatgtagatgacatattgttaattggaaatgatatagaatttctggatagcataaagggatacttgaataaaagtttttcaatgaaagacctcggtgaagctgcttacatattgggcatcaagatctatagagatagatcaagacgcttaattggactttcacaaagcacataccttgataaagttttgaaaaagttcaaaatggatcaggcaaagaaagggttcttgcctgtattacaaggtgtgaagttgagtcagactcaatgccgaccaccgcagaagatagagagaaaatgaaagatgttccctatgcttcagccataggctctatcatgtatgcaatgttgtgtaccagacctgacgtatgcttagcaataagcttggaaggtaggtaccaaagtaatccaggagtggatcactggacagcggtcaagaacatcctgaaatacctgaaaaggactaaggatatgtttctcgtttatggaggtgacaaagagctagtcgtaaatggttacgtcgatgcaagctttgacactgatccagacgattctaaatcgcaaaccggatacgtgtttttattaaacggtggagctgtaagttggtgcagttctaaacaaagcgtcgtggcgggatctacatgcgaagcggagtacatagctgcttcggaagcagcaaatgaaggagtctggatgaaggagttcatttccgatctaggtgtcatacctagtgcatcgggaccaatgaagatcttctgtgacaatactggtgcaattgccttggcaaaggaatccagatttcacaagaggaccaagcacatcaagagacgcttcaattccatccgggatcaagtccaggtgggagacatagagatttgcaagatacatacggatctgaatgttgcagacccgttgactaagcctcttccacgagcaaaacatgatcagcaccaagactccatgggtgttagaatcattactgtgtaatctagattattgactctagtgcaagtgggagactgaaggaaatatgccctagaggcaataataaagttattatttatttcctcatatcatgataaatgtttattattcatgctagaattgtattaaccggaaacataatacatgtgtgaatacatagacaaacataatgtcactagtgtgcctctacttgactagctcattaatcaaagatggttatgtttcctaaccatagacatgtgttgtcatttgattaacgagatcacatcattaggagaatgatgtgattgacttgacccattccgttagcctagcacttgatcgtttagtatgttgctattgctttcttcatgacttatacaaagttcctacaactatgagattatgcaactcccgtttaccggaggaacactttgtgtgctaccaaacgtcacaacgtaactgggtgattataaaggagctctacaggtgtctccaaaggtacatgttgagttggcgtatttcgagattaggttttgtcactccgattgtcggagaggtatctctgggccctctcggtaatgcacatcactataagccttgcaagcaatgtggccaatgagttggttacggaatgatgcattacgtaacgagtaaagagacttgccggtaacgagattgaactaggtattggataccgacgatcgaatctcgggcaagtaacataccgatgacaaagggaacaacgtatgttattatgcggtttgaccgataaagatcttcgtagaatgtgtaggagccaatatgagcatccaggttccgctattggttattgaccggaaacagttctaggtcatgtctacatagttctcgaacccgtagggtccgcacgcttaacgttacgatgacagttttattatgagtttataagttttgatgtaccgaaggttgttcggagtcccggatgtgatcacggacatgacgaggagtctcgaaatggtcgagacataaagattgatatattggacgactatattcggacaccggaagtgttccgggtgatttcggagaaaaccggagtgccggaggggttaccggaaccccccggggaagtattgggccttagtgggcctgaggggagagagagggcagcagcccaggtggtggcgcgccccctcccatggggagtccgagttggacaagggcaggggggtgcggcccctctttccctctccctctccctctctttccttcccccttcctccttcctagttggactaggaaaggggagtcctgctcccactaggaggaggactcccccctccttggcgcgccccctaagGCCGGCCGGCctgcccccttgctcctttatatacgggggcaggggggcacctctagacacacaagttgatcttcgtgatcgttccttagccgtgtgcggtgcccccctccaccatattccacctcggtcatatcgtagcagtgcttaggcgaagccctgcatcggtagaacatcatcttcgtcaccatgccgtcatgctgacggaactcatccccgacaccctgctggatcggagtccagggatcgtcatcgagctgaacgtgtgctgaactcggaggtgccgtacgttcggtacttggatcggtcggatcatgaagacgtacgactacatcaaccgcgttgtcataacgcttccgctttcggtctatgagggtacgtggacatactctcccctttcgttgctatgcatcaccatgatcttgcgtgtgcgtaggaaattttttaaaattactacgttccccaacactttctcCTCATGCCTGATAGATATTTCAAAACTGGCCTCACGCTAGCCATGAATCTGATATTGGGTAAACACCTCGTTGCTAGGGATGGGGTAGGGAACCGCTTGCTGTCAGTCACTGGCGGAGCTTAGGCAAGGCCAAATGGGCCATGGCCCGCCTAGCTCTGCAGCTTTTTCTCACAATATAGCTAGCCCATGGGTTGTAGAATGGCAGCTAGTAGTAATTCCTTGCAGCCTGGCCCATTCAGCCCGCCCAGCTTTTTTTGGCAAGCTCCGCCACAGTGTCAGTAGTACAAACTTCACTCACTCTTGTTGTCAGCGTTGTTGTTTTCGGTTTTGCTTAATTTTCTGCTACGAGGTCACCATCTTTGAAATAAGAGATTGTGAATATTGCTGTGGAGTCACGGATTGGATGCAGTCTCTTCAATTTCCTGGAAAGGAATgttgtaaacacaggattttttTTTTAAGCACCAACCGTAGAACTATTAGAACAATAGTTCTACGTTAAAACACGAGATTTATAGCTCTCCATTTGCTATGCACATTCCCTGTCACCGCCAGTAATCGATCGGCCGACAGTTCAGTCATTTTCCTCCGGCTACGAACTACTCGTAGTAGCATCACCCTAAAATAATCCGGCCGATCATTCTACTTCTTCCTACCCACTACCAAAATAATCATACTATCTAGTCTAGAATCTCCGAGCAGACACGAAAAGAGACGAGACGAAAAAGAATGGACATATCTACAGTGAGCTTCAGGCAGTCAGGCTTCAGCTGTCGTTGGGCAACTCCTGCTCTTCCCGTTGCGACGGGAGCCCCCGGCTCCGCAAGGTGCGCGTGCTCGACGTCGTCATCGCGTTCGACGCCGATGCCGATGCCGACGCGGACGCGGACGCATGCGACGTCGACGGGGTCGTGCCCGACGACGACCCGTCGGAGTACTGCGACGAGCTGCGCAGGCCGTGCGCCCTCCTCCGGTACCGCGACCCGGGCGCCCCGGGCCGCGTCGGCTCCTCTAGCGTGCTCTGCTTCTTGGAGAGGATGATCACCACGCGCTTCATGTCCGGCCGCAGCCGCGGGTCCGCCTGCACGCACAGCAGCCCGATGCGGACGCACATGAGCACCTGGTCCGGCGCGGCCGACGACTTCACCGACGGGTCCAGCAGCTCCATGCTGCGCTCCTCCTTGTACAGCTTCCAGgcctgcatgcatgcaacacattgTTATCCTTGTAGGCTAGCTGCATGCACGTCATGACACAGATCATCAACGGAGGAAACCGCACATGCTGCTACATACGTAATCGAGGAGGTTGTCGGCGCTGGATCGAGGCGGCGGGATGAAGGAGGAGTTCTTGCGGCCGGAGAGGATCTCGAGGACGAGGACGCCGAAGCTGAAGACGTCGGCCTTGGCGGAGAGGTGGCCGTGCATGAGGTACTCGGGCGCCATGTAGCCGTTGGTGCCGGCGACGCGGGTCTGGACGTGGGAGCGGCCGTCGCCGGCCTCCGGGAAGAGGCGGGCCATGCCGAAGTCGGCGATCTTGGCGACCCAGCGTTCGTCGAGGAGGATGTTGCTGGCCTTGATATCGCGGTGGATGATGGGCGTGTGCGCGTCCTCGTGCAGGTACAGCAGCCCCCGCGCCACGCCCACCACCACCTCCAGCCGCCGCGGCCACGTCAGCTCCGCCCGCAATGGCCTGTGGCCGTCGCTGCTGCTGCCGGCTGGACATGCAAAAGACAAGAACACCTGACATCAGAGCCACGTACAGTGCAGAGCATGCCCAGATCAAAACCCCGTTCATTCCAGCTTGCGAAACTCAGTTAAACTTGGCACCACACACACGGCACCCCCGGCAGGCTAGCGTCGCCGTGTGCTGCCCGGCACTCTGCGATGACACATCGGATTGGaccggacggcgacggcgacgtgcCAGCGCCGCCTCATGGACCAGGTCGGCCAGGGGGAGGAACTCAATCAAACGGAGGGAGCAAGAAACGTGCACATGAACTGAATCCAGCCCCGGGTGCAGCGCGATTGTACACTGCACCCAGAGGCACCCACGTAAGACTAACATGAGGAAAACCAAGGCATTCAATGCCGGAAACAGCTAGTGGAAGACTTTGACTCGGTCAAAAGGGTTATCGCAAGAAAGGGCCGCCTGGTCAAAGCAGAAGAATAGTTGGGTTAGGGTTTGGCACTAGGCTACTGCTGCCATCCCATCAGTTCACGTAGAGACTGACTGCGATGTCCATCCACAGGGGGGCGCAAAACAAAAGGATGGTGCACGTTAATTGCTTTTCCTCGTATGTATATGTAAGAACCGCGCGTGCAGGAGTTGGAGATTCGCGCCAAAGCAAGAGCAAGTGCGTCAGAAGTCAGAACTGCCTCACTGTCGAAGCAAGAGGAAGTGGTGTCAAAAGCCAACTTTCCGTGCATGCCTCGAGCCACCTGGTTAAGTTGTACGTATTGATCCTCATTGTATACTATGTTAAATTTTGATTATAAAtctaactaacaaaatgtttatgcatgtcacaaaaaattatactcCGACCGTTTCAAATAAGTGTCTTAAACttaatacaaagttgagacacttattttaaaaCGGAGGGGGTATCATTGAAAACTTtgccaacgatataatttttgttggcatgtattaacattttattagttaagtcttggtcaaaatttaacacaaattataaaaaaagccaataaaccaggacggagataGCACTAGCCTAAAAATAAAAGCAACCGACCGATCGGAGAGGAACATTTCGTCACCGATTCTGGTTCCGTCGATCAACCCGTCTCTTTCAGAGGCCCAACGAATTTTGACGGGAAGCGTACGGCCCCTTAATAAGTACTAGGTAATAAGTAAAATAAGCAAACCATTCTTCCTCAGCAAGCGATCGGCCTGCATATGAATCTAGTACATCATCTCGGCGTCATGTGATGCATATGCGTACTTGCCGTGGCAAGGATATACTATTACTTTGCGCTAACAGATTTCTTGTGTTCTCAAAGTGAAACCGGCAAGGCAACGCACTGCGGACATGAATTT comes from Triticum aestivum cultivar Chinese Spring chromosome 5B, IWGSC CS RefSeq v2.1, whole genome shotgun sequence and encodes:
- the LOC123111933 gene encoding putative receptor-like protein kinase At4g00960 encodes the protein MKPRDLLERIRRPFASRRGSSASARREEEDLEAIAAREQRAFRYEALAAATRNFSEKQKLGQGGFGPVYLGQLPDGRDVAVKRLGAGSRQGAREFKNEANLLSRVQHRNVVNLLGYCAHGADEKLLVYEYVPNESLDKILFSAAAPPPTASSKTHSGSSSDGHRPLRAELTWPRRLEVVVGVARGLLYLHEDAHTPIIHRDIKASNILLDERWVAKIADFGMARLFPEAGDGRSHVQTRVAGTNGYMAPEYLMHGHLSAKADVFSFGVLVLEILSGRKNSSFIPPPRSSADNLLDYAWKLYKEERSMELLDPSVKSSAAPDQVLMCVRIGLLCVQADPRLRPDMKRVVIILSKKQSTLEEPTRPGAPGSRYRRRAHGLRSSSQYSDGSSSGTTPSTSHASASASASASASNAMTTSSTRTLRSRGLPSQREEQELPNDS